Part of the Solwaraspora sp. WMMA2065 genome is shown below.
ACCGGCCCGGTCGCCTCCCGCAGCACCGCCAGCAGCAGGCCACGGACCTGCCGGTCGGTGCCGGCGTACCGCTGCGATCGGCGGCTCGGCCCGCTCGCCGCCGGCCGGCCGGCGGCCCGCCAGGCGCAGCGGCCGGCCACCGGACACACCCCGCAGCGTGGTGTCCGGGCCACGCAGACCACCGCTCCCAACTCCATGAACGCGGCGCTGGCGCGGGCTGCCCGGGCCGGCTCGGCCGGCAGCAACGCGGCGGTGGCAACGAGATCGGCCGGGCGGGTCGCCGGCCCGGCGTCGGCCGCCCCGTCGACCGCCCGTGCCACGAACCGCCGGACGTTGGTGTCCACCACCGGATGCCGCTGACCGTAGGCGAACGCGGCGACCGCTCGGGCGGTGTAGGTGCCGACTCCCGGCAGCGCCAGCAACTCGTCCAGACCGGTCGGCACCTTGCCGTCGTACCGCTCGGTCAGCACCGTGGCGCACTCATGCAGCCGCAACGCGCGACGCGGGTAGCCGAGCCGGTTCCACATCCGGATCGCTTCGGCCGGTGAGTCGGCGGCCAGCGCCGCCGGGTCCGGCCACCGGTCCAACCAGGCGTGCCACGCCGGCAGTACCCGGACCACCGGGGTCTGCTGCAGCATCACCTCGCTTACCAGGATTGCCCAGGCACCGACCCCCGGCTCCCGCCAGGGCAGGTCACGGGCGTTGCGGTCGAACCATTCGATCGCCGTGTCGGCGAAACTCACGTCACGCATGGCGCCGCCGATCCTGCCATGCCGTGGCTGCCGTCCTGCCCCAGGCCGTCCTGCCCCAGGCCGTCCTGCCCCAGGCCGTCCTGCCCCAGGCCGTCCTGCCCCAGGCCGTCACCGGACGGGAGACGGTGCCGGGCCGACCGGTCGGCCCGGCACCCGGTCGGGCAGACTGCTGGCATGAACGAACTCGCGATCACCGTGATCGGGCGCGACCGGCCCGGCATCGTCGCGGACGTCGCAGAGGTGCTGGCCGGTCTCGGCGCCAATCTGACCGACTCGACGATGACCCGGCTGCGCGGCCACTTCGCGATGACCCTGGTCTGCGCCGGTCCGGCCGATGCCGCGGTGCAACAGGCACTGCGGCCGCTCACCGCCGACGGCCAGCTGCTGGCCACCGTACGGCCGGTCCCGGCGGAGGGTCAGCAGCCGGCGGGCGGCGAACCGCACCTGCTCAGTGTGCACGGCGCCGACCGGCTCGGCATCGTCGCGGCGGTGACCCGGGTGGTCGCCGAGGCGGGCGGCAACGTCACTGACCTGACCACCCGGCTGACCGGCCCGCTCTACGTGCTGGTCGCCGAGGTCGAGCTGCCAGCCGGGACGGCAGCCGAGGTCGGCCGTCGACTGTCCGAGACGGCCCGGGCGCTCGACGTCGAGGTGACCCTCCGGTCGGTCGATTCGGACGTGCTGTGAGCACGGTCAGCCGTACCCTGGCCGACTGGACCGAGACGGCGCTCGGCGTACCGGGGCGGGTGGTCCCGGTGGTCGCCGCGCCCGACCAGGTGCTCAGCCGGGCCGGTGAGCCGGTGGATCCGTGCGCCGCCGATACGGTCCAGGTTGCCGCCGACCTGGTCGCCACGATGCGGGTCGCACCCGGCTGTGTCGGCCTGGCCGCGCCGCAGA
Proteins encoded:
- a CDS encoding A/G-specific adenine glycosylase, with the protein product MRDVSFADTAIEWFDRNARDLPWREPGVGAWAILVSEVMLQQTPVVRVLPAWHAWLDRWPDPAALAADSPAEAIRMWNRLGYPRRALRLHECATVLTERYDGKVPTGLDELLALPGVGTYTARAVAAFAYGQRHPVVDTNVRRFVARAVDGAADAGPATRPADLVATAALLPAEPARAARASAAFMELGAVVCVARTPRCGVCPVAGRCAWRAAGRPAASGPSRRSQRYAGTDRQVRGLLLAVLREATGPVPQQRLDVVWGDDLQRRRALASLIEDGLVEPVADDGAPPIGYTLAGQG
- a CDS encoding ACT domain-containing protein, whose amino-acid sequence is MNELAITVIGRDRPGIVADVAEVLAGLGANLTDSTMTRLRGHFAMTLVCAGPADAAVQQALRPLTADGQLLATVRPVPAEGQQPAGGEPHLLSVHGADRLGIVAAVTRVVAEAGGNVTDLTTRLTGPLYVLVAEVELPAGTAAEVGRRLSETARALDVEVTLRSVDSDVL